The Solea solea chromosome 19, fSolSol10.1, whole genome shotgun sequence genome has a window encoding:
- the hnrpkl gene encoding heterogeneous nuclear ribonucleoprotein K, like isoform X1, with the protein MDVKIDQQDDDITFSNSDTNSKRPAEDMDEEQAFKRSRNADEMVELRVLLQSKNAGAVIGKGGKNIKALRTDYNASVSVPDSSGPERILSVNANIDIIGEILLKIIPTLEEYQHYSGIDFDCELRLLIHQSLAGGIIGVKGAKIKELRENTQTTIKLFQECCPHSTDRVVLVGGKPERVIECIKVILELVSEAPIKGRAQPYDPNFYDETYDYGGFTMLFEERGRRPIGGFPIRVRGGFERMPPVRGNRPLPPSRRDYDDISPRRGPPPPLSRGGRGGSRARNLPLPPPPPPRGGGDRYSHGSYHSSMDDRPSDRRSRGGDRYDSMSGGGYDNNSSWERFQSGGRGSYSDIGGPVITTQVTIPKDLAGSIIGKGGQRIKQIRHESGASIKIDEPLEGSEDRIITITGTQDQIQNAQYLLQNSVRQYSGRFF; encoded by the exons ATGGATGTGAAAATAGATCAGCAGGACGACGACATCACATTCAGCAACAGTGACACTAACA gtAAACGCCCAGCTGAGGACATGGATGAGGAGCAGGCCTTCAAACGCTCACGCAATGCAGATGAGATGGTGGAGCTCCGTGTGCTGCTTCAGAGCAAA AATGCTGGTGCTGTTATTGGAAAGGGTGGGAAGAACATAAAAGCCCTGCGCACAGAC TACAATGCCAGTGTATCAGTCCCAGACAGCAGTGGCCCAGAGCG GATTTTGAGTGTGAACGCCAACATCGACATTATTGGAGAAATTCTGCTGAAAATCATACCAACTCTAGAGGAG TACCAGCATTACAGTGGGATTGATTTTGACTGTGAACTTCGCCTGCTAATCCATCAGAGCTTGGCAGGGGGCATCATTGGGGTGAAAGGTGCCAAGATAAAGGAGCTGAGAGAG AACACCCAGACCACCATCAAGTTATTCCAGGAGTGCTGTCCACACTCCACCGACAGAGTCGTCTTGGTGGGAGGAAAGCCGGAACGTGTCATTGAATGTATCAAAGTTATCCTGGAGCTGGTGTCTGAG gcACCAATCAAAGGTCGCGCTCAGCCGTATGACCCCAACTTCTATGACGAGACGTACGACTATGGAGGGTTTACCATGTTATTTGAGGAGCGAGGCAGACGACCCATTGGTGGGTTCCCCATCCGAGTGCGTGGGGGCTTTGAGCGAATGCCCCCGGTTCGTGGAAACAGACCCTTGCCTCCTTCCAGAAGGGACTATGACGACATAAGCCCTCGCCGCGGTCCTCCACCACCGCTGAGCAGAGGTGGGCGAGGTGGCAGCCGCGCACGTAATCTGCCTCTTCCCCCGCCTCCGCCGCcaagaggagg GGGTGACAGGTATTCACATGGCAGTTACCACAGCAGCATGGATGACAGACCAAG tgacagaagaagcagaggaggagaccGATATGACAGCATG AGTGGAGGCGGATATG ACAACAATTCTTCCTGGGAGCGCTTTCAGTCTG GGGGTAGAGGGTCATACAGCGATATCGGAGGCCCAGTCATCACAACACAAGTCACCATACCTAAAGAT ttggCTGGCTCCATCATTGGGAAGGGTGGCCAGAGGATCAAGCAGATCCGCCACGAATCTGGGGCATCTATCAAGATTGATGAACCACTAGAGGGCTCTGAGGACcgcatcatcaccatcacaggaacacaggaCCAGATCCAGAATGCCCAGTACCTGCTGCAGAACAG TGTGAGGCAGTACTCTGGACGGTTCTTCTAA
- the hnrpkl gene encoding heterogeneous nuclear ribonucleoprotein K, like isoform X2 → MDVKIDQQDDDITFSNSDTNSKRPAEDMDEEQAFKRSRNADEMVELRVLLQSKNAGAVIGKGGKNIKALRTDYNASVSVPDSSGPERILSVNANIDIIGEILLKIIPTLEEYQHYSGIDFDCELRLLIHQSLAGGIIGVKGAKIKELRENTQTTIKLFQECCPHSTDRVVLVGGKPERVIECIKVILELVSEAPIKGRAQPYDPNFYDETYDYGGFTMLFEERGRRPIGGFPIRVRGGFERMPPVRGNRPLPPSRRDYDDISPRRGPPPPLSRGGRGGSRARNLPLPPPPPPRGGGDRYSHGSYHSSMDDRPSDRRSRGGDRYDSMSGGGYGGRGSYSDIGGPVITTQVTIPKDLAGSIIGKGGQRIKQIRHESGASIKIDEPLEGSEDRIITITGTQDQIQNAQYLLQNSVRQYSGRFF, encoded by the exons ATGGATGTGAAAATAGATCAGCAGGACGACGACATCACATTCAGCAACAGTGACACTAACA gtAAACGCCCAGCTGAGGACATGGATGAGGAGCAGGCCTTCAAACGCTCACGCAATGCAGATGAGATGGTGGAGCTCCGTGTGCTGCTTCAGAGCAAA AATGCTGGTGCTGTTATTGGAAAGGGTGGGAAGAACATAAAAGCCCTGCGCACAGAC TACAATGCCAGTGTATCAGTCCCAGACAGCAGTGGCCCAGAGCG GATTTTGAGTGTGAACGCCAACATCGACATTATTGGAGAAATTCTGCTGAAAATCATACCAACTCTAGAGGAG TACCAGCATTACAGTGGGATTGATTTTGACTGTGAACTTCGCCTGCTAATCCATCAGAGCTTGGCAGGGGGCATCATTGGGGTGAAAGGTGCCAAGATAAAGGAGCTGAGAGAG AACACCCAGACCACCATCAAGTTATTCCAGGAGTGCTGTCCACACTCCACCGACAGAGTCGTCTTGGTGGGAGGAAAGCCGGAACGTGTCATTGAATGTATCAAAGTTATCCTGGAGCTGGTGTCTGAG gcACCAATCAAAGGTCGCGCTCAGCCGTATGACCCCAACTTCTATGACGAGACGTACGACTATGGAGGGTTTACCATGTTATTTGAGGAGCGAGGCAGACGACCCATTGGTGGGTTCCCCATCCGAGTGCGTGGGGGCTTTGAGCGAATGCCCCCGGTTCGTGGAAACAGACCCTTGCCTCCTTCCAGAAGGGACTATGACGACATAAGCCCTCGCCGCGGTCCTCCACCACCGCTGAGCAGAGGTGGGCGAGGTGGCAGCCGCGCACGTAATCTGCCTCTTCCCCCGCCTCCGCCGCcaagaggagg GGGTGACAGGTATTCACATGGCAGTTACCACAGCAGCATGGATGACAGACCAAG tgacagaagaagcagaggaggagaccGATATGACAGCATG AGTGGAGGCGGATATG GGGGTAGAGGGTCATACAGCGATATCGGAGGCCCAGTCATCACAACACAAGTCACCATACCTAAAGAT ttggCTGGCTCCATCATTGGGAAGGGTGGCCAGAGGATCAAGCAGATCCGCCACGAATCTGGGGCATCTATCAAGATTGATGAACCACTAGAGGGCTCTGAGGACcgcatcatcaccatcacaggaacacaggaCCAGATCCAGAATGCCCAGTACCTGCTGCAGAACAG TGTGAGGCAGTACTCTGGACGGTTCTTCTAA